The following proteins come from a genomic window of Miscanthus floridulus cultivar M001 chromosome 2, ASM1932011v1, whole genome shotgun sequence:
- the LOC136536741 gene encoding uncharacterized protein encodes MAAKCLSCWPSSDDSKELGGNSGNEGSDDEEDEESGKFGDTTMSAEPKVMPLKRAEEPSSPSPEDVGAQGSGEASQARSALCDGVKRVMNPPPASQEEDEVEGSGGASPARGLLPDNSANVVHNKRCMTLKQGKKRSLPPWHGDEHLEKHVMGPAGETIAVSDPRCKKKSKRSAKKDRRKKKKKIPATDHELVEFMPVDEQEYEEVIEE; translated from the coding sequence ATGGCCGCCAAGTGCCTCTCCTGCTGGCCAAGTTCTGATGATTCCAAGGAGTTGGGCGGCAACAGTGGCAATGAGGGTTCCGACGATGAAGAGGATGAGGAGAGTGGCAAGTTTGGCGACACCACCATGTCCGCTGAGCCCAAGGTGATGCCGCTAAAGCGAGCCGAGGAAccctcgtcgccgtcgccggaggATGTTGGGGCCCAGGGCTCTGGTGAGGCCTCTCAGGCGAGGAGCGCACTGTGCGATGGGGTCAAGCGGGTCATGAATCCCCCTCCAGCATCGCaggaggaagatgaggtggagggtTCTGGTGGTGCATCACCGGCGAGGGGTCTGCTGCCCGACAACAGTGCCAACGTCGTCCACAACAAGAGATGCATGACTCTAAAGCAGGGCAAGAAGCGCTCCCTGCCACCATGGCATGGAGATGAGCACCTAGAGAAGCATGTCATGGGACCTGCTGGCGAGACCATCGCCGTGTCAGACCCACGGTGCAAGAAGAAAAGCAAGAGGTCCGCCAAGAAGGATAGgcgcaagaagaagaaaaagattcctgccacgg